In the genome of Aphanothece sacrum FPU1, the window CCCGAAACAATTAAGTAAACAGCCTTTCCCCAATCATCTTCTGTTATGACTGTTTCATCTGGGGCATAGGTTTCTTCATCTACAATCGATAAGAGCCATTCTAGGGTTTCTGGGTTAGCTGTATAAAATAAGGGGAATAGCTCGCTAATTTCTTGAATGTCCATTAAAGGCTTGTCAGTATTCTACTGAAAAATGGGCTAGGGGATAAGGCTATTTTATTGTGTCATCACATCATAGCGGTTTTTGACGCTCCCCTGATTTATCTGGGGATTCTTAAAGTGGTTGATTACCTTATCCACTTCTGGTATTTTAGGTTAAAAATCAAGAAATATCAAGACTAAAAGCCAGGAACCAGATTAACAAAGAAACCAGATAGTTTATAATTAATTTTGGTCAACGGGTAAAATTCTCAAAACTCTCACAACTATCAAGAATTCATGACAACACTGCTTACTCAGTCTCAACCGCCTATTTCGCCTCAACTTAATGCAGACGTACGGTTGCGAGATATTCTCAAAACCCTACCTGCTGAGGTATTTGTCAAAGACCCCCGTAAAGCGTGGTTTAAGGTAGTTCTTACCCTGTCAATGGTGGGTTTAGGCTATTGGGGATTAGCGATCGCTCCTTGGTATCTATTGCCTATTTTATGGGCATTTACGGGGACGGCCATGACTGGTTTTTTTGTAATTGGCCATGATTGTGGTCATCGTTCCTTTTCTAATCGCACCTGGGTTAATGATTGGGTGGGACATTTAGTTTTTTTACCTTTAATTTATCCCTTTCACAGTTGGCGTATTCTTCATAATTTCCATCACAAAAATACGAATAAACTGGATGTTGATAATGCTTGGGACCCGTTTACTCCCGAATTTTATGAGACATTTTCGTCTTTTGAAAAATGGGGATATCAAAGATTACGGGGTAAGTTTTGGTGGATTGCTTCTGTGGTTCATTGGGCAAAAATTCATTTTGACTGGACAAAATTTGAAGGAAAAGAACGGGAACAGATTCGTTTTTCTGCCTTATTTGTTTTAATCGGTGCGGCTATTGGTTTACCTATTTTATTAGGAACTTTAGGCTTTTGGGGATTTATTAAATTTTGGTTTCTTCCCTGGTTAGGATTTCATTTTTGGATGAGTACCTTTACCTTAGTTCACCATACTTTACCTCCTATTCCTTTTAAGAAGGAAGCGGAATGGAATGAAGCGGAAGCACAGTTATGTGGTACGGTTCATTGTGATTATCCTCGTTGGGTGGAAATTCTTTGTCATGATATTAACGTTCATATTCCCCATCATATTTCCACTGGGATTCCGAGTTATAATTTGCGACTTGCTCATCAAAGTTTAAAAGATAATTGGGGTGAATATTTGTGTGAACGTCAGTTTTCTTGGGCGTTAATGAATGAGATTACCACTCAATGTCATCTTTATCATCCTGAGACGAGATATCAAAGTTTCCAACAATATTATCAGAATAAATAAGGTTGTTTAAAAAATTAAGCGATCGCTTTTTTATAAGAGGCGATCGCTTTTTTATAAGGACAATTTCATAAACTGATGGCTCTCCCGACATCTTGGTATAAAATGTATAATCAGCTACAATACTTTATATGGTGGGTTACGACGCGCCTTAAAAGTTATGAGTTTTTCATCAAAATCATAGCCGCGTCTAACCCACCCTACGAATTATAAGTTTTACTTATCACCATAGGTACGGGAGAGCCCAAATACAACAGTTAAATCGTGCATTATTAATTGCTTTAGATTTACCTGGGCAATTAGAAGATTTTTTGACATGACTGTGTTTTCCCAATAAACAAGTGAATGATCTAGACAAATTTACGGAGATCGATTAATATGTGTTAACTGAGTAGCAAATTAATCAAATCCTATGGATAGAGTCGTTCATCAATTAGCCGTCCTAGCTACCACTACCTGCTTAGGGGTTGCCGCTTTTTCCTTTGTCTTTCCCACCAGCAAAGTCAGTCATGACCTCACTCAAAATGACCAACTTGGTTCAGTTTCTGTAGAAGTTTCTCAAACTAAATAGTTAGTCGAGGATTATATCATAAAAAGTGTGATTAGTCAAGTCCTTTTAATATTAAGATTGATTAAGAGCCACTAAGCGATATTGGACTCCTTGTTCAAAAATTCTCACCCCACCCCCTTCAGCAATAGTTTGTCTAAGGGTTTTAGGGTCAGTGACTGTGACTCCTGCTAAGTAATCGATGCCAAAATCGGCTAATTCGCTCAACCAGGGAACGGTAGGGCCTATTAAAACTAATTTGGCGTTTTTAGATAATTCTACCAAACGAGGGAAGGTTTTATTAGGGATAGAAGTGGCTGTCAAAAATACCCAATCAGATTCAGGGAGTAAATATTCTGAGGCCGTTGCGGGGAAATCTTCAGGTCCTGGTTGTAGTTCAATCACATTAATTTTCATTTCAGTTTCGTAACGAACTAACCCTGGATAACGACCGATAACAGAAACAGATTTTCCTAGCATTTGAGGGAGAAAATGTTCAAAAACGGTTAAATTCCCTAAACCTGTTGTATAGGGGAGGAGTTGAGTTTTAGCAAGTAAAGGAGAATGAGGATTAATTGCGGCATTAATAGCAGCCATAGCCACAGTTGCTTGATAATTATCCCATGAACGGAGCCAAGGGGCTATATCTTGAATCCGTTGATTAACCAGTGTACCTGACCAAGATAGGGTGCGAGTAGGAATAGCTGGACTCATACAAAGACCGATTCCTTCAGCATGACACATAGTCCAAGTTAACCCGATCAAAACTTCAGTGATTAGGGGATTATTATGACTGTAATCTAACAGTAAATCGTAAATTTTTTGTGGATTAACCATTATTTAGTTATCATGGAAGAATTGTGTAGGGGCATAATACATTATGCCCCTATAGATTGTTAGGATAATTCCTAAA includes:
- a CDS encoding fatty acid desaturase; the protein is MTTLLTQSQPPISPQLNADVRLRDILKTLPAEVFVKDPRKAWFKVVLTLSMVGLGYWGLAIAPWYLLPILWAFTGTAMTGFFVIGHDCGHRSFSNRTWVNDWVGHLVFLPLIYPFHSWRILHNFHHKNTNKLDVDNAWDPFTPEFYETFSSFEKWGYQRLRGKFWWIASVVHWAKIHFDWTKFEGKEREQIRFSALFVLIGAAIGLPILLGTLGFWGFIKFWFLPWLGFHFWMSTFTLVHHTLPPIPFKKEAEWNEAEAQLCGTVHCDYPRWVEILCHDINVHIPHHISTGIPSYNLRLAHQSLKDNWGEYLCERQFSWALMNEITTQCHLYHPETRYQSFQQYYQNK
- a CDS encoding DUF364 domain-containing protein — encoded protein: MVNPQKIYDLLLDYSHNNPLITEVLIGLTWTMCHAEGIGLCMSPAIPTRTLSWSGTLVNQRIQDIAPWLRSWDNYQATVAMAAINAAINPHSPLLAKTQLLPYTTGLGNLTVFEHFLPQMLGKSVSVIGRYPGLVRYETEMKINVIELQPGPEDFPATASEYLLPESDWVFLTATSIPNKTFPRLVELSKNAKLVLIGPTVPWLSELADFGIDYLAGVTVTDPKTLRQTIAEGGGVRIFEQGVQYRLVALNQS